From Chryseobacterium gallinarum, one genomic window encodes:
- the yihA gene encoding ribosome biogenesis GTP-binding protein YihA/YsxC yields MVIKKAEFVKSSGKWQECPEPNIPEYAFIGRSNVGKSSLINAMMNHKDLAKTSQTPGKTQLINHFMVNESWYLTDLPGYGYAKVSKVQRKDFEKLITNYILNRRNLVNLFVLVDVRHNPQKIDLEFIQWCGESGVPFSIVFTKSDKLKPNAVIKNVEDYKAELHKTWEDLPELYVTSAEKKEGGDEILNFIEKTNDFLKNNNVSFDE; encoded by the coding sequence ATGGTTATTAAAAAAGCAGAGTTTGTAAAGAGTAGTGGAAAATGGCAGGAATGTCCTGAGCCCAATATTCCTGAATATGCTTTTATCGGAAGGTCTAATGTAGGAAAGTCATCATTGATTAATGCTATGATGAATCATAAGGACCTGGCCAAAACTTCACAGACTCCCGGTAAAACCCAGCTGATCAATCATTTTATGGTGAACGAAAGCTGGTATCTTACCGATTTACCGGGATACGGATATGCTAAAGTTTCAAAAGTTCAGCGTAAAGATTTTGAAAAACTGATTACCAATTATATTCTGAACAGAAGAAACCTGGTGAATCTTTTCGTATTGGTAGATGTAAGGCACAATCCACAGAAAATCGATTTGGAATTTATACAATGGTGTGGAGAAAGCGGGGTACCATTTTCGATTGTTTTTACGAAATCAGACAAGTTGAAGCCGAATGCAGTGATCAAAAATGTTGAAGATTATAAAGCAGAGCTTCATAAAACCTGGGAAGATCTTCCGGAGCTCTACGTGACTTCTGCAGAAAAAAAAGAAGGAGGGGATGAAATCCTGAATTTTATAGAAAAGACCAATGATTTTTTAAAGAATAATAATGTGAGTTTCGATGAGTAA
- the msrA gene encoding peptide-methionine (S)-S-oxide reductase MsrA, with product MNNNNLEKIVFGGGCFWCVESCFNMLKGVQSAISGYSGGHKDNPTYQEVCTGETGHAEVVEITYDPSIISYEQLMDVFFFLHDPTQLNRQGNDIGTQYRSVIYYKDDVEKAKAEKAIKVSQESGRWTGTYVTELAPFEKFWPAEQYHQGYYNENPTQPYCSAVVGPKIQKFKKHFGELGMLNQE from the coding sequence ATGAATAACAATAATTTAGAAAAAATCGTTTTCGGTGGTGGATGCTTTTGGTGTGTGGAAAGCTGCTTCAATATGTTGAAAGGCGTACAATCTGCTATTTCAGGATATTCAGGCGGGCATAAGGATAATCCGACCTATCAGGAAGTATGTACCGGCGAAACTGGACATGCTGAAGTAGTGGAAATTACTTATGATCCTTCCATCATCTCTTATGAACAATTAATGGATGTTTTCTTTTTCCTGCACGATCCTACTCAACTGAACAGACAAGGTAATGATATAGGAACCCAATACCGTTCTGTTATTTACTATAAAGATGATGTTGAAAAGGCAAAGGCTGAGAAGGCAATTAAAGTGTCTCAGGAATCAGGAAGATGGACAGGAACCTATGTTACAGAGTTAGCACCATTCGAGAAATTCTGGCCGGCGGAACAATATCATCAGGGGTACTATAATGAAAATCCTACACAACCGTATTGCAGCGCAGTTGTAGGTCCTAAAATTCAGAAATTTAAGAAGCATTTCGGAGAGTTGGGAATGCTAAACCAGGAATAA
- a CDS encoding PepSY-associated TM helix domain-containing protein has product MKKKHHHKKKPGFFKKWSAKLHLWFGLGIGFLIFIISITGALYVFKDEVENFTRKEVMYHHEQNIDQKQVLPIRMMEKAVAEQVKEKYPVHWVNIPIDKKMSYSFFWYEHNTKGWNYFDEFPIYKQAYVNPYTGKVLRVYDEKNGFFNIVKMIHWSFLLKQDWGTYVVGIPVIIFIIMLISGIILWWPKNKAARKQRFSFKWKNIKGWKRKNYDLHNVLGFYASIFALIFSITGLFYAFFVVQAMIYLIFSGGKTQYPDFSHIKTKAPVELRTEGTLDKIINTVKLKYPDSYGFAIDLGHEHMDDHEHPNFEVFVKHLSYSYHKSSSLIFDENSGELLHVHDPKDKNFGEKVVNANYDIHVGAILGLPTKIIAFVVSLICASLPVTGFLIWWGRKKKKPIKTA; this is encoded by the coding sequence ATGAAGAAAAAACATCATCATAAAAAGAAACCGGGATTTTTTAAGAAATGGTCCGCTAAACTCCATTTATGGTTCGGGCTGGGAATTGGTTTTTTAATTTTTATCATTTCCATTACCGGAGCCCTTTATGTTTTTAAGGATGAAGTGGAAAATTTCACCCGGAAAGAAGTGATGTATCATCACGAGCAGAATATTGATCAAAAACAGGTTCTTCCCATCCGCATGATGGAAAAAGCTGTTGCAGAACAGGTAAAAGAAAAATATCCTGTCCATTGGGTCAATATTCCTATCGACAAAAAAATGTCGTACTCATTCTTTTGGTACGAGCACAATACGAAAGGCTGGAACTATTTTGATGAATTTCCCATCTATAAACAAGCCTATGTAAATCCTTACACCGGAAAAGTATTAAGGGTTTATGACGAAAAAAATGGTTTTTTCAATATTGTAAAAATGATTCACTGGAGCTTCCTTCTAAAACAGGATTGGGGAACGTATGTTGTGGGAATACCGGTCATTATTTTTATTATCATGCTGATAAGCGGTATTATATTATGGTGGCCTAAAAATAAAGCAGCAAGAAAACAGCGATTCTCTTTTAAATGGAAAAATATCAAGGGCTGGAAAAGAAAAAATTACGATCTCCATAACGTACTGGGTTTTTACGCATCCATATTTGCTTTAATTTTTTCTATTACAGGGTTATTTTATGCTTTCTTTGTTGTACAGGCAATGATCTATCTCATCTTTTCCGGCGGGAAAACACAATACCCGGACTTCTCCCACATCAAAACCAAAGCACCTGTGGAACTGAGAACAGAAGGAACTCTTGATAAAATCATCAATACTGTAAAGCTGAAATATCCGGATTCTTATGGTTTTGCCATAGATCTGGGTCATGAGCATATGGATGATCATGAGCATCCCAATTTTGAAGTATTTGTAAAGCATTTATCATATTCTTATCATAAAAGCAGCAGCCTGATTTTTGATGAAAACTCAGGTGAATTGCTTCATGTACACGATCCCAAAGACAAGAATTTCGGGGAAAAAGTTGTCAATGCCAATTATGACATTCATGTAGGAGCCATACTAGGGCTTCCCACTAAAATTATAGCCTTTGTAGTAAGCCTGATCTGTGCATCACTTCCGGTAACAGGTTTCCTGATCTGGTGGGGAAGAAAAAAGAAAAAGCCAATAAAAACGGCTTAA
- a CDS encoding AAA family ATPase, translating into MANKEEFKTSLSRMFRARIPFISIRSIERARVLEIIQQLSEEINIPIYIHSLSHGTMEIKTKKTVNDDRSVAGGIDFAVQNISQRQNLTFIFTEVSDIEDDNIVSRHIYDCVVQAIEKGGSICIISTKSVWSQLQRLGMTLTLDPPNEEEMLSIVKDCVMPYKGSIPIDWEDADFKMAATILANMTKIEAENVLATQMAKGSLTKDDIKSLSMEKDKLFSDISGLEKVKVDPSMISVGGLSGLHQWLDNQKQLLTADLKTRKLRPPRGVLLVGVPGCGKSLSAKFIAATWNLPLYRLDFASIQGMYVGQSENRLKEALESADNAAPCILWIDEIEKGLAANASDSSGVTTRMIGQFLFWLQESTEKVFVVATANDVSKLPPELLRKGRFDELFFVDLPQDQERADIINLYIKKNLLPPPSLQTFEKLVALSSGFAGSDLEGAVRDVAIQAVINGDSFITDELYEKCFQNIVPLSKTSPERIEAIRNWGKERALPASGLSWNSSPNDKVSPKRTIII; encoded by the coding sequence ATGGCAAACAAAGAAGAATTTAAAACTTCTCTATCGAGGATGTTTCGTGCGAGAATTCCTTTTATCTCCATACGAAGTATAGAAAGAGCAAGAGTTTTAGAAATCATACAACAATTATCAGAGGAAATTAATATTCCTATCTACATTCATAGTCTGTCCCATGGAACGATGGAAATCAAAACGAAAAAAACCGTCAATGATGACCGTTCTGTAGCAGGAGGGATTGACTTTGCAGTCCAGAATATCTCCCAAAGGCAAAACCTTACCTTCATTTTCACTGAAGTAAGTGATATTGAAGATGATAATATTGTCTCCAGACATATCTACGATTGTGTTGTTCAGGCCATTGAAAAGGGAGGTAGCATCTGTATCATTTCTACGAAAAGCGTATGGTCACAGCTTCAACGTTTAGGGATGACCCTTACCCTGGATCCTCCTAACGAGGAAGAAATGCTTTCTATTGTTAAAGATTGTGTGATGCCTTACAAAGGTTCTATTCCTATCGATTGGGAAGATGCCGATTTCAAAATGGCCGCAACTATTTTAGCCAACATGACCAAAATAGAGGCAGAAAATGTATTGGCTACGCAAATGGCTAAAGGTTCCCTTACCAAAGACGATATCAAAAGCCTGAGCATGGAGAAAGATAAACTCTTCAGTGATATTTCCGGTCTTGAAAAAGTAAAAGTAGATCCTTCAATGATTTCTGTAGGGGGATTAAGTGGTCTGCATCAATGGCTGGATAATCAAAAACAGTTGTTAACCGCTGATTTAAAAACCAGAAAACTTCGTCCGCCAAGAGGTGTTTTATTAGTCGGAGTTCCCGGTTGTGGAAAATCCTTATCTGCAAAATTCATTGCAGCAACCTGGAATCTCCCCCTATATAGGCTTGATTTTGCCTCCATACAAGGAATGTATGTAGGACAGTCTGAAAACAGATTAAAAGAGGCTCTTGAATCTGCTGATAACGCTGCCCCATGTATCTTATGGATTGATGAAATTGAGAAAGGCCTTGCAGCTAATGCCAGCGACTCTTCCGGAGTGACTACCAGGATGATCGGACAGTTTTTATTCTGGCTCCAGGAAAGTACGGAGAAAGTTTTTGTGGTAGCCACCGCCAATGACGTTTCCAAACTTCCTCCGGAACTTCTCCGTAAAGGCAGGTTTGATGAGCTTTTCTTTGTAGACCTTCCCCAAGATCAGGAAAGAGCAGATATTATCAATCTTTATATCAAAAAGAATCTTCTTCCCCCACCTTCGCTTCAGACTTTTGAAAAACTGGTAGCCTTATCGTCCGGCTTTGCGGGCTCTGATCTGGAAGGTGCTGTACGTGACGTAGCCATACAGGCTGTGATTAATGGTGACTCTTTCATCACAGATGAACTCTACGAGAAGTGCTTCCAAAATATCGTTCCGCTGAGCAAAACCAGCCCGGAAAGAATTGAAGCCATAAGAAATTGGGGTAAAGAAAGAGCCCTTCCGGCTTCAGGACTTTCGTGGAACTCCTCTCCCAATGATAAAGTTTCTCCTAAGCGTACCATTATTATTTAA
- a CDS encoding response regulator: MFKKILIAEDHESSSISVQKTLEDLHISNADYVYYCDDAVAKIQKSIRENNVYDLLITDLSFEEDHREQNIKDGKELIRAAKMLLPSLKVIVFSATHKSGVIDSLFTEYGINGFVRKARNDSKELKKAIASVYVNENYLSLDLKQDIKKLNSYEFSTYDITLVSLLSQGVLQKNIPVYLQNNDIRPNSLSSVEKKLNSLKEDLEVTSNEQLVAFCKDLGII, from the coding sequence ATGTTCAAAAAAATTTTAATAGCCGAAGACCACGAAAGCAGCAGTATCTCTGTGCAAAAAACATTGGAAGATCTCCATATTTCCAATGCAGACTATGTATATTATTGTGATGATGCAGTAGCGAAAATTCAAAAATCAATCCGGGAAAATAATGTTTATGACCTGCTGATTACTGATCTCTCTTTTGAAGAAGATCATCGTGAGCAAAACATCAAAGATGGCAAAGAATTGATCAGAGCAGCCAAAATGCTCCTCCCCTCCTTGAAAGTAATTGTCTTTTCAGCAACCCACAAATCCGGGGTTATAGATTCTCTTTTTACAGAATATGGAATCAATGGATTTGTTCGTAAAGCCCGCAACGACTCCAAAGAGCTAAAAAAGGCAATCGCATCAGTGTATGTCAATGAAAACTATCTCTCACTTGATCTTAAGCAAGACATTAAAAAGCTGAATAGTTATGAGTTTTCTACTTACGACATTACCCTTGTCTCTCTTCTTTCTCAGGGAGTTTTGCAGAAAAACATTCCTGTTTACCTTCAAAATAATGACATCAGGCCCAACAGCTTAAGCAGTGTAGAAAAAAAACTTAACAGTTTGAAAGAGGACCTGGAAGTTACCAGTAACGAGCAGCTTGTTGCTTTTTGTAAAGATTTAGGAATTATTTAA
- a CDS encoding alpha/beta fold hydrolase, translated as MIFSTKKEKKYSYVEAGEGHPLVLLHGLMGGLSNFDKMVDFFSNRGYKVYVPQLPIYDLPVLNTNLTTLAKYIIKFIESHISEPVTIVGNSMGGHIGLILTLARPDLVKNLVLTGSSGLYERTFGDSFPRKNDRSYIRKKTEEVFYDPSVATEDLVDEVFGVVNDRMKGIKTVMLARSAIKHNMLNDLPKILTPTCLIWGKQDNVTPPEVAEDMHKFIPNSDLFWIDHCGHAAMMEKPDEFNEILFNWIKDKV; from the coding sequence ATGATATTTAGTACGAAAAAAGAAAAGAAATATTCCTATGTAGAGGCGGGAGAAGGACATCCATTAGTGCTGTTGCACGGGTTAATGGGTGGTTTGAGCAATTTCGATAAAATGGTAGATTTTTTTTCGAACAGGGGATATAAAGTATATGTCCCTCAATTGCCAATCTATGATTTGCCGGTACTCAATACGAACCTCACCACATTAGCAAAATATATTATCAAGTTTATAGAAAGCCACATTTCAGAACCTGTAACAATTGTAGGAAACTCAATGGGAGGTCATATAGGGCTTATTCTTACTTTGGCAAGACCGGATTTGGTAAAAAATCTTGTTTTGACCGGAAGTTCCGGGTTATATGAAAGAACTTTCGGGGATAGTTTCCCAAGAAAAAACGACCGATCTTATATCAGGAAAAAAACCGAAGAGGTTTTTTATGATCCAAGTGTTGCTACTGAAGATCTTGTGGATGAAGTTTTTGGAGTGGTGAACGACAGAATGAAAGGAATAAAAACGGTAATGCTGGCAAGAAGTGCCATTAAGCACAATATGCTGAACGATCTTCCTAAAATTTTAACTCCAACCTGTCTGATCTGGGGGAAACAGGATAATGTAACCCCACCTGAAGTAGCAGAGGATATGCACAAGTTTATTCCTAATTCCGATCTATTCTGGATTGATCATTGCGGTCATGCTGCCATGATGGAAAAACCGGATGAGTTCAACGAGATATTATTCAACTGGATAAAAGATAAAGTTTAA
- a CDS encoding ROK family protein, which translates to MSLIDLSKQVALGIDIGGTNTKFGIVNHRGEVLDKGNLRTDAYDKVEDFIDALHEHVYPLMEKHGKEKNFDGIGVGAPNANYYKGTIELAPNLPWKGVIPFAELMKAKFNLPCTVTNDANAAALGEMLFGAARGMKDFIMITLGTGVGSGIIANGSLIYGHDGFAGELGHTIVKPGGRKHWSTGSEGSLEAYASATGITITAKKMRAEFPESMLNQYPEDEINSKTVYECAMKEDPIAIEVFRYTGQKLGEALANFVMFSSPEAILLFGGVIKAGDFILKPAKLHMERNLLPIFRNKVKLVFSELNEADAAILGASALVWEK; encoded by the coding sequence ATGTCATTAATAGATTTATCAAAACAAGTTGCCCTGGGAATTGATATCGGCGGAACCAATACCAAGTTCGGAATTGTCAACCATCGCGGAGAAGTTTTGGACAAAGGAAACCTGAGAACCGATGCCTATGACAAAGTCGAGGATTTTATAGATGCTTTACACGAGCATGTTTATCCTTTAATGGAAAAACATGGTAAAGAAAAAAACTTCGATGGAATCGGAGTGGGTGCCCCCAATGCCAACTATTATAAAGGAACCATTGAACTTGCCCCTAACCTGCCCTGGAAAGGAGTAATTCCTTTTGCTGAGCTCATGAAGGCTAAATTCAATTTGCCCTGTACGGTTACCAATGATGCCAATGCTGCTGCTTTAGGGGAGATGCTTTTTGGTGCTGCAAGGGGAATGAAAGATTTCATCATGATTACCCTGGGAACCGGTGTAGGAAGCGGAATCATTGCTAACGGCAGCTTAATCTATGGACATGACGGTTTTGCAGGAGAGCTGGGCCATACCATCGTAAAACCTGGCGGAAGAAAACACTGGAGTACGGGTTCAGAAGGAAGTCTTGAAGCCTATGCGTCTGCTACGGGGATTACCATTACAGCTAAAAAAATGAGAGCTGAATTCCCGGAATCTATGCTGAATCAGTATCCTGAAGATGAGATCAATTCTAAAACGGTTTATGAATGTGCTATGAAAGAAGACCCTATCGCCATTGAAGTTTTCCGATATACAGGACAAAAGCTGGGAGAAGCATTAGCCAATTTCGTCATGTTTTCATCACCTGAAGCCATTCTTTTATTCGGCGGGGTAATTAAAGCAGGAGACTTTATTTTAAAACCTGCTAAACTTCATATGGAAAGAAACCTTCTTCCAATCTTCAGAAACAAAGTAAAATTAGTATTCAGTGAACTTAACGAGGCTGACGCTGCTATTTTAGGAGCAAGTGCCCTGGTTTGGGAAAAGTAA
- a CDS encoding GNAT family N-acetyltransferase, producing the protein MSNIIWKIKTFDEFTVPELYAVLKARVDVFIIEQNCPYPDLDNYDQKAVHLWAEENGEVLAYCRIFDKGIKYEETSIGRVLTTEQARGKNLGKQLIQYAVETIENRFHTPEIRISAQDYLLRFYSGFGFEDTGKKYLEDDIPHTEMIRR; encoded by the coding sequence ATGAGTAATATCATATGGAAAATTAAAACATTTGATGAGTTTACTGTTCCTGAGCTATATGCTGTATTGAAAGCCCGTGTAGATGTTTTTATTATAGAACAGAATTGTCCTTACCCTGATCTGGACAATTATGATCAAAAGGCTGTTCATCTTTGGGCGGAAGAAAATGGAGAAGTGCTTGCCTATTGCCGTATTTTTGATAAAGGAATAAAATATGAAGAAACTTCTATCGGCAGGGTTTTAACTACTGAACAAGCCAGAGGCAAAAATCTGGGTAAGCAGTTAATACAATATGCAGTAGAAACCATAGAAAACCGTTTTCACACCCCGGAAATCAGAATTTCAGCACAGGACTATCTTTTAAGGTTTTATAGCGGATTCGGATTTGAAGATACCGGGAAAAAATATCTGGAAGATGATATTCCGCATACGGAAATGATCAGAAGGTAG
- a CDS encoding tetratricopeptide repeat-containing sensor histidine kinase, which translates to MEKETNQEIFNSDYNKAYTFDSLSNGDSAYVYYGRALEIFKQNKDQFGQAKCLLGMAKILTSHGDYFKSQDFSLKAKTLFNTKDSAQFHHITDNFNNLGMVSNSLKHYSESRNYYNSALKFAGNSYNKIAIQVNIATSYKEEKNYIQAIKIYDSILPKAKQLHEMIYARILSNFSYIKWLSDKTYDPIPTQLQALTIQNEINDHMGKNASYSHLADYYENRDSEKALQYAEMMYNVAKEAKSTDDELEALHKITAFDSKNFQKNFDQYTSLRDSIQISRDIDNNKFATIVYGVEESKTENQKLKTQKAERENQLLWLSSLLGLLIATIIVIITLYKKRQTRLKQENELKINENKLRLSKKVHDVVANGIYQVMTKIENQDNFDKNKALDELEFVYEKSRDISYEQPDVKDIAAFDEKISNLIGSFKNDNVKTFLAGNGKNIWVGINDSKKDEVYQVIRELLVNMKKHSHASRVAFKFDKVNNIIQIQYTDNGIGIPGELSYKNGLRNTVSRIETINGEITFDNTTEKGLKIYISFPAS; encoded by the coding sequence TTGGAAAAAGAGACAAATCAGGAAATATTCAATTCTGATTACAATAAAGCCTATACATTCGATTCTTTAAGTAATGGAGATAGTGCTTATGTTTATTATGGTAGAGCTCTTGAGATTTTTAAGCAGAATAAAGACCAATTTGGTCAGGCAAAATGTCTTCTAGGAATGGCTAAAATACTAACCTCTCATGGTGATTATTTTAAAAGTCAGGATTTTTCATTGAAGGCAAAAACCTTATTCAATACAAAAGATTCTGCTCAATTCCATCATATTACAGATAATTTCAACAATTTAGGTATGGTAAGTAATAGTTTGAAGCATTACTCTGAATCCCGTAACTATTATAATTCTGCTCTAAAATTCGCTGGAAACTCCTATAACAAAATAGCAATACAAGTAAATATCGCAACCTCTTATAAGGAAGAAAAAAATTATATCCAAGCGATAAAGATCTATGATAGCATTCTTCCAAAAGCAAAACAATTACATGAGATGATCTATGCAAGGATCCTATCAAATTTTTCATATATAAAATGGCTATCTGATAAAACATATGATCCCATCCCTACTCAACTGCAGGCTCTCACAATACAAAATGAGATCAACGACCATATGGGAAAGAATGCAAGCTATTCCCATTTAGCAGATTATTATGAAAATAGGGATTCTGAAAAAGCTTTACAGTATGCGGAAATGATGTACAATGTTGCAAAAGAAGCAAAAAGTACCGATGATGAATTGGAAGCTTTGCATAAAATTACTGCTTTTGATTCTAAAAATTTTCAAAAAAATTTCGATCAATACACCTCTCTAAGAGACAGTATACAAATATCCAGAGACATTGATAATAATAAATTCGCTACTATCGTCTATGGCGTAGAAGAAAGCAAGACTGAAAATCAGAAATTAAAAACACAAAAAGCTGAAAGAGAAAATCAGCTATTATGGCTTTCTTCCCTTTTGGGTCTACTTATCGCTACTATAATTGTAATTATCACTTTATATAAAAAAAGACAAACAAGGCTCAAGCAAGAAAATGAATTAAAAATAAACGAAAATAAACTCAGGCTCTCTAAAAAAGTTCACGACGTCGTAGCCAACGGGATCTACCAGGTAATGACCAAGATTGAGAACCAGGATAATTTTGATAAGAACAAAGCTCTTGATGAACTTGAGTTTGTTTATGAGAAATCCAGAGATATTTCCTATGAACAGCCGGATGTTAAAGATATTGCAGCATTTGATGAAAAAATATCCAATCTCATTGGGTCATTTAAAAATGACAATGTAAAAACCTTTTTGGCCGGAAATGGAAAGAATATCTGGGTAGGTATAAATGATTCAAAAAAAGATGAGGTATATCAGGTGATCCGTGAGTTGCTGGTAAATATGAAAAAGCATAGCCATGCCAGCCGCGTTGCCTTTAAGTTTGATAAAGTGAACAATATTATACAGATTCAGTATACTGATAATGGCATTGGTATCCCAGGAGAACTTTCTTATAAAAACGGATTAAGAAATACGGTTTCCCGTATTGAAACCATTAATGGAGAAATTACTTTTGACAATACAACAGAAAAAGGACTGAAGATATATATTTCATTTCCCGCTTCTTAA
- the mraZ gene encoding division/cell wall cluster transcriptional repressor MraZ produces the protein MKSFIGTYECKIDDKGRLKVPSSLIKQMENFDDKAFVVKRSVFQPCLEVYPMNAWDKLMGKINKLNRFIKKNADFIRMFTAGVKTVELDNAGRLQISKDLMLFANLQKEIVVTSAGELFEIWDKEAYEKVISTNEADFASLAEDVMGSFDEE, from the coding sequence ATGAAAAGTTTCATTGGAACATATGAGTGTAAAATTGACGACAAAGGCCGCTTAAAAGTTCCTTCATCTTTAATCAAACAGATGGAAAACTTCGACGATAAGGCGTTTGTAGTCAAAAGATCTGTGTTCCAACCTTGTCTGGAAGTTTACCCAATGAATGCCTGGGATAAACTGATGGGCAAAATTAATAAACTGAACAGGTTCATTAAAAAGAATGCTGATTTCATTCGAATGTTTACGGCAGGAGTAAAAACAGTAGAGCTGGATAATGCAGGAAGACTGCAAATTTCAAAAGACCTGATGCTTTTCGCAAATCTACAGAAAGAGATTGTGGTAACCAGTGCGGGAGAACTCTTTGAAATATGGGATAAAGAAGCCTATGAAAAGGTCATTTCCACCAATGAAGCAGATTTTGCCAGCCTTGCCGAAGATGTAATGGGCTCTTTCGATGAAGAATAA